The proteins below are encoded in one region of Paenibacillus albus:
- a CDS encoding carbohydrate ABC transporter permease, which yields MKWKEIKARKHSYILMSPYLLLFAIFTVLPVIMSVFISFTYFNMLEFPRFIGWQNYSRLFLEDDVFLIAIKNTILFAVITGPLSYMACFVFAWIINDLRPKLRAFMTLIFYAPSISGNVYFLWQMIFSGDRYGIANGFLIKMGVLLDPIQWLKTEQYIMPIIILVQLWLSLGTGFLAFIAGLQTVDKTLYEAGAVDGVKNRWQELWYITLPSMKPQLMFGAVIQITSSLAIADVSIYLAGFPSVNYAAETIVTHLIDFGTIRFEMGYASAIATVLFTLMVGTNLVVQRLLRRVGE from the coding sequence ATCAAATGGAAAGAAATCAAGGCGAGGAAGCATTCCTATATTCTGATGTCGCCTTATTTGCTCCTATTTGCGATCTTCACCGTGCTGCCAGTCATTATGTCTGTCTTCATCAGCTTTACGTACTTCAACATGCTTGAATTTCCGCGCTTCATCGGGTGGCAGAACTACTCCCGCCTGTTTCTGGAAGATGATGTGTTCTTGATCGCAATTAAGAACACGATCCTCTTCGCGGTCATTACCGGGCCGCTCAGCTATATGGCATGCTTCGTGTTTGCTTGGATCATCAACGATCTTCGCCCGAAGCTGCGCGCGTTCATGACGCTGATCTTCTATGCGCCTTCCATCTCGGGGAATGTCTACTTCCTCTGGCAGATGATCTTCTCAGGAGACCGTTACGGCATCGCGAACGGCTTCCTGATCAAGATGGGCGTGCTGCTTGACCCGATTCAGTGGCTGAAGACAGAGCAATACATTATGCCGATCATCATCCTCGTGCAGCTCTGGCTTAGTCTTGGAACAGGCTTCCTGGCCTTCATCGCGGGTCTTCAAACCGTAGACAAAACGCTGTATGAAGCTGGGGCGGTCGACGGCGTCAAGAATCGCTGGCAAGAGCTCTGGTACATTACGCTTCCTTCGATGAAGCCGCAGCTGATGTTCGGCGCCGTCATCCAGATCACCTCATCTTTGGCGATTGCGGACGTGTCTATTTACTTAGCCGGCTTCCCGAGCGTCAACTACGCGGCCGAAACCATCGTAACGCATTTGATCGACTTCGGAACGATACGATTCGAGATGGGCTACGCTTCCGCAATCGCGACGGTGTTGTTCACCTTAATGGTCGGAACGAACCTGGTCGTGCAGCGACTTCTCAGGAGGGTGGGGGAATAG
- a CDS encoding NHL repeat-containing protein, protein MHLKRVLLLVAIISLVASIGMPAASAAAPYEAYTYDYYGDSSPLPAPYVPDAAITGESLGVGDFKEPSDMFVAPDKSTYILDSGNARIIVLDTEMHVSRVIKTFTNNGKEDGFAAPQGLFVSDKNELYVADTDHGRVVVLSEKGELIRIIDNPKSDILPAEFKFVPLKVTVDAADRVFVISRGVFEGIMQFDDKNNFMGYVGTINVSPSVWQRLWKSLSTKAQKAQMQLFIPTEFSNVDIDSKGFVYATAIDISSDTPIKRLNPSGDDVLKRLGYWAVKGDIRFRMFGNNSGPSKFTDIKVLDGGMYVALDSNRARLFTYNDEGDLLYAFGGRGNQLGVFNTPVAVEKIGDKLAVLDSGKKNIVIFRPTRFGTLVRQATTEHYNGNDDVAVKMWSDVLHLNTNYEIAYLGIGKSLLMQKDNKKAMEYFKLGMSRKNFSVAYKRYRREVLKEQFGTFMTIALTLILAFIAYRIVRLVIRRRAVKHEAGLS, encoded by the coding sequence GTGCATTTGAAGAGAGTTTTGCTGCTGGTCGCCATTATATCGCTGGTCGCTTCAATCGGCATGCCGGCTGCGTCGGCAGCTGCGCCATACGAAGCCTATACGTACGATTACTACGGCGATTCATCGCCGCTGCCAGCTCCGTACGTGCCGGATGCCGCCATTACCGGCGAAAGCTTAGGCGTCGGCGACTTTAAGGAGCCGAGCGACATGTTCGTCGCGCCAGACAAGAGCACCTATATTCTGGACAGCGGCAACGCGCGCATCATTGTGCTGGATACAGAGATGCACGTTAGCCGAGTCATTAAGACGTTCACGAACAACGGCAAGGAAGACGGGTTCGCGGCGCCGCAAGGGCTGTTCGTTTCCGACAAGAACGAGTTATATGTAGCGGACACCGATCACGGCCGCGTCGTTGTACTGTCGGAGAAAGGCGAGCTGATCCGCATTATCGACAATCCCAAATCGGATATTTTGCCCGCTGAATTCAAGTTTGTGCCTTTAAAAGTAACGGTCGACGCAGCGGATCGCGTATTCGTCATCTCACGCGGCGTATTCGAAGGCATTATGCAGTTCGACGACAAGAACAATTTCATGGGTTATGTCGGTACGATCAACGTGTCGCCTTCAGTCTGGCAGCGGCTGTGGAAATCATTGTCCACCAAGGCGCAGAAGGCGCAGATGCAGCTGTTCATCCCGACCGAATTCTCGAATGTCGATATTGACAGCAAAGGCTTCGTATATGCGACCGCGATCGATATCTCGTCTGATACGCCGATCAAGCGGCTGAATCCATCCGGCGACGATGTTCTGAAGCGGTTAGGCTACTGGGCAGTCAAGGGGGATATCCGATTCCGGATGTTCGGGAACAACTCAGGACCGTCTAAGTTCACCGATATTAAAGTGCTGGATGGAGGCATGTACGTCGCGCTCGACTCTAACCGTGCACGGTTGTTCACGTACAACGATGAAGGCGATTTGCTCTACGCCTTCGGCGGCAGGGGAAACCAGCTCGGGGTCTTCAATACACCTGTAGCCGTTGAGAAGATCGGCGATAAGCTTGCGGTGCTGGACAGCGGCAAGAAGAATATCGTCATCTTCCGTCCGACCAGGTTCGGAACACTCGTCCGTCAGGCAACGACGGAGCACTATAACGGCAACGACGACGTCGCCGTCAAGATGTGGAGCGACGTGCTTCATTTGAATACGAATTATGAAATCGCTTACCTCGGTATCGGCAAATCGCTTCTGATGCAGAAGGATAACAAGAAAGCGATGGAATATTTCAAGCTCGGCATGAGCCGCAAAAACTTTTCCGTCGCCTACAAGCGCTATCGGCGGGAAGTGCTCAAGGAACAGTTCGGCACGTTCATGACCATCGCGCTAACACTGATCCTTGCGTTTATCGCATATCGCATTGTAAGACTTGTCATCAGAAGGAGGGCTGTGAAACATGAAGCAGGACTTTCTTAA
- a CDS encoding ABC transporter substrate-binding protein: MKNMKALTILLAATMLTLTACGSGSNNSNGNAANNKPANDAAANTTTGNDAAANTGNDASGNNAAPTNDANAIAPIDLGGREIHISAWWDGTPKGDTADSKKALDKLHEVEKKYNVKIKYDNIPFDKYMDKFTTAALSGTPMADISILEFKRALAPIKQGLILPLSEYTQATSDINNEQQHTVKLPQLLGDEYFFGGKGVSTVGMFYNRDLFKKLGLPDPQELYTNGEWNWDKFLEVAKQATTDTNNDGKPDTWGFADWAPGAARDFGATNGALFVNDDLTVGFTDPKMIETLEFINRLYNKENVVKVKKGDKNSWDETSTFKDGDVAMSSNFDWNVGGLPFEVGVVPNPQGPSGDGKYTYANTAQNGWVIPKGVKDPQMVYQIYEELQDLPSTEEYLGQNGLEALFKNQADIDMALQHINNTGRISLEEGIADYPWFSVLDDIIKKNQSVTATVEKYKAPAQAALDKLK; encoded by the coding sequence ATGAAAAATATGAAAGCACTTACAATTCTACTTGCAGCAACGATGCTTACGTTAACGGCTTGTGGAAGTGGAAGCAATAACTCAAATGGCAACGCTGCCAATAATAAGCCTGCCAACGATGCTGCAGCAAACACGACAACAGGCAATGACGCGGCAGCGAACACCGGCAACGACGCCTCAGGCAATAACGCGGCACCGACGAACGATGCAAATGCTATCGCACCGATTGACCTTGGCGGACGCGAAATACATATCTCCGCATGGTGGGACGGAACGCCGAAGGGCGACACCGCCGATTCCAAGAAAGCTCTCGATAAACTCCATGAAGTCGAGAAGAAATACAACGTGAAGATTAAATACGACAACATTCCGTTTGATAAATACATGGATAAGTTCACGACGGCTGCGCTGTCCGGAACGCCAATGGCAGACATCTCCATCCTAGAGTTCAAGCGCGCGCTTGCCCCGATCAAACAAGGCCTAATCCTTCCTCTCAGCGAATACACACAAGCAACCAGCGATATTAACAACGAACAACAACACACAGTTAAACTTCCTCAGCTCCTCGGAGATGAATACTTCTTCGGCGGCAAAGGCGTATCGACCGTAGGCATGTTCTACAACCGCGATCTGTTCAAGAAGCTCGGCTTGCCGGATCCGCAAGAGCTGTACACCAACGGTGAATGGAATTGGGATAAATTCCTCGAAGTCGCTAAGCAAGCGACCACTGATACGAATAACGATGGCAAACCGGATACATGGGGCTTCGCAGACTGGGCGCCAGGCGCGGCTCGCGACTTCGGTGCAACGAACGGCGCACTGTTCGTCAACGACGATCTGACCGTCGGCTTCACAGATCCGAAGATGATCGAAACATTGGAATTCATTAACCGGCTGTACAACAAAGAAAATGTCGTAAAAGTTAAAAAAGGCGACAAAAACAGCTGGGATGAAACTTCCACGTTCAAGGACGGCGACGTAGCGATGTCCTCGAACTTCGACTGGAACGTCGGCGGTCTGCCGTTCGAAGTCGGCGTTGTACCGAATCCGCAAGGTCCAAGCGGCGACGGCAAATATACTTACGCGAACACCGCTCAGAACGGCTGGGTCATTCCGAAGGGCGTAAAAGATCCGCAAATGGTTTACCAAATCTATGAAGAGCTGCAAGATTTGCCTTCTACCGAGGAGTACCTTGGCCAGAATGGTCTGGAAGCGCTCTTCAAAAACCAAGCGGACATCGATATGGCACTGCAGCACATCAACAATACTGGCCGTATCTCGCTTGAAGAAGGCATAGCTGACTACCCTTGGTTCTCGGTCTTGGATGACATTATCAAGAAGAATCAATCCGTCACCGCAACAGTTGAGAAATACAAAGCACCTGCACAAGCCGCACTTGATAAATTGAAATAA
- a CDS encoding extracellular solute-binding protein — protein MTTACVIIALALLVVWTRSGNDGMAAAGSQSAFAEGNWSTLQDGRGDYAEYLSKHENIGFAKQEIVLDAASYAKTEGDGFEKLDDYEGQSGTSLKTGEQGSVSWDIDVTQEGFYNIELQYYPIAGKSSSIERSLQIDGVVPFTEASYLQFDRVWDNELAHVKQDNLGNDLRPEQVEKPAWREALLEDSDGYYADPFKFYLSSGHHTLTFVSQREPMVIHQLKLYQQQQPATYEETLKQYDKDGLKKTDSQLITVQGEAALAKSSPTLYPQTERSTSAVTPYSPKLIRVNTIGGYNWRLPGQWIEWEVDAPEAGLYKIAMKSKQEFVRGLYSTRRLLINGEVPFKEAEQIPFRYKNGYRIDVMGGDEPYLFKLEKGKNIIRMEDTLGEFAPIIREVKESLYNLNAMYRKIIMITGASPDKYRDYRLDKQVPKMLETFQSESERLTAVSTELKRLSGGSSDSEALLKTMALQLKELVKDPDTIPRRLAAFKSNAGGLGTWLQKAIEMPLQIDEIYVASPGKKFPSSGEGFFSKMKHELSTFAYSFVIDYNQIGNDSDKKNQKSITVWIGSGRDQANTLKAMIDETFTPQTGINVNLKLVQMNTLLPATLAGRGPDVAMQISNDIPVNYAMRHAAADLTQFSDYREVAKRFRDSALVPYTYEKGVYALPETQTFNMLFYRKDVLKELGLEVPQTWDDVYKLLTVLSKNRMQFGMPITVPQTSVPVPGQNIPPNSIFGSMLLQNGGQFYRDNGKESDLDSKIGVETFKTWTDLYSDYKLEREFDFANRFRTGEMPIGIVDYTTYNQLTVFAPEIRGMWGFAPIPGTKQADGTIRRDTPSTGNGTLMMGGAKDKDSSWEFMKWWTSEKTQTNFGREMEALMGASARYPTANIKALDSLPWPVADYDNLKAQFEYVRGVPEVPGGYFTGRHLQNAFLKVVVEKNTEARESIMDYTQYIQDEIKAKRKEFGLPE, from the coding sequence ATGACGACGGCATGCGTCATCATCGCGCTTGCATTGCTCGTCGTCTGGACAAGGTCGGGCAATGACGGCATGGCAGCCGCGGGAAGCCAATCGGCGTTCGCCGAAGGCAATTGGTCGACGCTGCAGGATGGCCGCGGTGACTACGCGGAATACCTATCCAAGCATGAGAACATCGGCTTCGCCAAACAGGAGATTGTTCTGGATGCCGCAAGCTACGCCAAGACGGAAGGCGACGGCTTTGAGAAGCTGGACGATTATGAAGGCCAATCCGGTACGTCTCTCAAGACCGGCGAACAAGGCAGCGTATCCTGGGATATTGATGTAACGCAAGAGGGTTTCTACAACATTGAGCTTCAATACTATCCAATCGCGGGCAAGAGCTCGAGCATCGAGCGTTCGCTGCAAATTGACGGCGTCGTTCCGTTCACGGAAGCATCATACCTGCAATTTGATCGTGTGTGGGACAACGAGCTGGCTCATGTAAAGCAGGACAATCTGGGCAACGACCTGCGTCCGGAGCAAGTCGAGAAGCCGGCATGGCGCGAGGCGCTGCTCGAGGATTCGGATGGCTACTACGCCGATCCGTTCAAGTTTTACTTGAGCTCCGGCCATCATACGCTCACGTTCGTCTCGCAGCGAGAGCCGATGGTCATCCATCAGCTAAAGCTGTATCAGCAGCAGCAGCCGGCTACTTATGAGGAAACGCTCAAGCAATACGATAAGGATGGACTAAAGAAAACGGACAGTCAGCTGATTACCGTTCAAGGCGAGGCAGCCCTAGCCAAATCGTCGCCGACACTATATCCGCAGACGGAACGTTCCACCTCCGCGGTTACGCCTTACAGTCCGAAGCTCATTCGGGTCAATACGATTGGAGGCTATAACTGGCGTCTGCCGGGGCAGTGGATCGAGTGGGAAGTTGACGCGCCGGAAGCAGGACTGTATAAGATCGCAATGAAATCCAAGCAGGAATTCGTTCGAGGCTTGTACTCGACGCGCCGTCTTCTGATTAACGGCGAGGTTCCGTTCAAGGAAGCTGAACAAATTCCGTTCCGCTACAAGAACGGATACCGTATCGACGTCATGGGCGGCGATGAGCCTTACCTGTTCAAGCTCGAGAAGGGTAAGAACATCATTCGTATGGAAGATACTCTCGGTGAATTCGCTCCGATTATCCGCGAAGTGAAAGAGAGCTTGTACAATCTTAATGCCATGTATCGCAAAATCATCATGATTACCGGCGCATCGCCGGATAAATACCGCGATTACCGCTTGGACAAACAAGTGCCGAAGATGCTGGAAACGTTCCAATCCGAGAGCGAACGGCTAACTGCCGTCAGCACGGAGCTGAAACGGCTGTCGGGTGGAAGCAGCGATTCCGAAGCGCTTCTTAAGACGATGGCGCTGCAGCTGAAGGAACTCGTGAAGGATCCCGATACCATTCCGCGTCGCCTTGCCGCATTCAAGAGCAACGCCGGTGGACTCGGCACATGGCTGCAGAAGGCAATCGAAATGCCGCTTCAGATCGACGAAATTTACGTCGCATCGCCAGGCAAGAAGTTCCCTTCGTCAGGAGAAGGTTTCTTCTCGAAGATGAAGCATGAGCTGTCGACGTTCGCCTATTCATTCGTGATCGATTACAACCAAATCGGCAACGATTCGGACAAGAAGAACCAGAAGTCGATAACGGTTTGGATCGGCAGCGGCCGCGATCAAGCGAACACGTTGAAGGCGATGATCGACGAAACGTTCACGCCGCAGACGGGCATCAACGTGAATTTGAAGCTCGTGCAAATGAACACCTTGCTGCCAGCAACCTTGGCCGGCCGCGGCCCGGACGTCGCGATGCAGATCAGTAACGATATTCCCGTTAACTACGCAATGCGCCATGCGGCCGCCGATTTGACGCAATTCTCCGATTATCGGGAGGTTGCGAAGCGGTTCCGCGACAGTGCGCTTGTTCCGTACACGTACGAGAAAGGTGTATACGCACTGCCGGAGACGCAAACCTTCAATATGCTTTTCTACCGCAAGGACGTACTTAAGGAGCTGGGCCTGGAAGTACCGCAAACCTGGGATGACGTGTATAAGCTGCTCACCGTACTAAGCAAGAACAGGATGCAGTTCGGTATGCCGATCACGGTTCCTCAGACTTCGGTGCCGGTGCCTGGACAGAACATTCCGCCGAACTCGATCTTCGGCTCCATGCTGCTGCAGAATGGCGGTCAATTCTACCGTGATAACGGCAAAGAGTCCGATCTGGATTCGAAGATCGGCGTCGAAACGTTCAAGACATGGACGGATCTGTACAGCGACTACAAGCTGGAGCGCGAATTCGACTTCGCGAACCGGTTCCGCACAGGCGAAATGCCGATCGGGATCGTGGATTACACCACGTACAATCAGCTCACCGTATTCGCGCCGGAAATCCGCGGCATGTGGGGCTTTGCTCCGATTCCGGGCACGAAGCAGGCGGATGGAACGATTCGCAGAGATACGCCAAGCACCGGCAACGGTACGCTGATGATGGGCGGCGCGAAGGACAAAGACTCTTCCTGGGAATTCATGAAATGGTGGACCAGTGAGAAGACCCAAACGAATTTCGGTCGTGAGATGGAAGCGCTGATGGGAGCTTCCGCACGTTACCCGACGGCGAACATCAAAGCGCTCGATAGCTTGCCTTGGCCAGTCGCCGATTACGATAACCTCAAAGCGCAGTTCGAATATGTTAGAGGTGTTCCCGAGGTGCCAGGCGGCTACTTCACAGGACGTCATCTGCAGAACGCGTTCTTGAAAGTCGTTGTCGAGAAGAATACGGAAGCTCGGGAATCGATAATGGACTACACCCAATACATTCAAGACGAAATCAAAGCGAAGCGCAAAGAATTCGGCCTGCCGGAATAA
- a CDS encoding DUF5696 domain-containing protein, with protein sequence MKRRTKWYAALACIGIVGVGAYAYSLYTKGAPSADIAAFAQSDTTPAAATELKYMADRSNAVPGMKLVAKSDSLALYMNPESTEIAVLNLTSGKVWHSNPGDIGSDAKASPFEKDRLAAQVTLNYRDSIGTLGVITNFTDSIQRKQFKAEGIDNGVRITYTIGDTSLGIDALPKRISKKRFEEKVLSKLDEKTGAYVSNRYYPLDNNPDVLERLDTEVSRALVLKRVLDAFAKAGYTSEDLKADNDENGMSGGSAATKPNFTIPIEYQLSGDSLLVHVPVKDIQESKGYQIRSVELLDFFGAASQDEKGYMLVPDGSGSLINLNNGKVGEEVYVQRVYGDDENDNSRRRGQIAEAARLPVFGMKAGDEAWFATIEKGEGIASINADISGRKNSYNNAFASFSIRGEDELELYKGNKVDEFQLLTDDRFTGDIQLRYNFLSGDQASYSGMASLYRNNLLKEKVLQPLKAQAQLPFYVDLLGAVDKRKSFLGVPYKGLMTMTTIDQASQIAKEIKAAGVSNLQMRYVGWFNEGIDHKIPETVKLDSQLGSKSDLSELSAQLKDMGGNLYPDVAFQHVLRENHDFKPAADAARFVTREQALLQPYDRALNAMNSQWGSFYLLSPAKLPYFVDHFVDSYKKYKMDSVALRDMGDTLTADYRVNRVVFRDVAKNIVTDQLGKIEKSYPNVMMTGGNKYALKYADQLLNVPMESSAFSIEDEVVPFYEMVVHGYKDYAGSPINLDNEQDLSYHLLHSLEYGAAPHFFWSYESSSKLKLTTYESLFSTHYADWLGDAAELYGKLNKVLAGLQSETITEHAQLKPGVAKVRYSNGTSIYVNYTNQPVTVEDVQIGAKNFIVGGDKQ encoded by the coding sequence TTGAAAAGACGAACAAAATGGTATGCGGCGCTGGCCTGTATCGGGATTGTCGGTGTCGGGGCCTATGCTTATAGCTTGTATACAAAAGGAGCTCCTTCCGCCGACATAGCTGCTTTCGCACAATCGGACACGACGCCTGCTGCGGCGACCGAACTGAAGTATATGGCGGACCGGAGCAATGCCGTTCCGGGCATGAAGCTCGTTGCGAAGTCGGATTCGCTCGCGCTCTACATGAATCCGGAGTCGACCGAAATCGCCGTCCTTAACCTGACGAGCGGCAAGGTATGGCACAGCAATCCGGGGGATATCGGCTCGGATGCCAAAGCATCGCCTTTCGAGAAAGACCGCTTGGCTGCGCAAGTGACGCTGAATTACCGAGATTCCATAGGAACGCTTGGCGTAATTACCAATTTTACGGACAGCATCCAGCGGAAGCAATTCAAGGCGGAGGGGATCGATAACGGCGTCCGGATTACATATACGATCGGAGATACGTCGCTCGGGATCGATGCTCTGCCGAAGCGGATTAGCAAGAAACGGTTCGAGGAGAAGGTGCTGAGCAAGCTGGATGAGAAGACAGGCGCTTACGTATCGAACCGGTATTATCCACTGGATAACAATCCAGATGTACTGGAGCGGCTGGATACGGAAGTGTCGCGAGCGCTCGTGCTGAAGCGAGTGCTCGATGCCTTCGCCAAAGCCGGGTATACCTCTGAGGATTTGAAGGCAGACAACGACGAGAACGGCATGTCCGGCGGAAGTGCTGCTACGAAGCCGAACTTCACGATTCCGATTGAATATCAGCTATCCGGCGACTCTCTGCTCGTGCATGTTCCAGTGAAAGACATTCAAGAGAGCAAAGGCTATCAGATCCGTTCCGTAGAGCTGCTCGACTTCTTCGGAGCAGCAAGCCAGGATGAGAAAGGCTACATGCTCGTTCCCGACGGCTCCGGCAGCTTGATCAACCTGAATAACGGCAAAGTGGGCGAGGAGGTCTACGTACAGAGGGTGTACGGCGACGACGAGAATGACAATTCTCGGCGGCGCGGGCAGATCGCCGAGGCCGCACGACTGCCGGTGTTCGGCATGAAAGCGGGCGACGAGGCTTGGTTCGCCACAATCGAGAAGGGCGAGGGCATCGCCAGCATTAATGCAGACATTAGCGGCCGCAAAAATTCTTATAACAACGCCTTTGCCAGCTTCTCCATTCGCGGCGAGGATGAGCTTGAGCTATACAAAGGCAACAAGGTGGACGAATTCCAGCTGCTCACAGACGATCGCTTCACAGGCGACATTCAGCTTCGGTACAACTTCCTCTCTGGCGACCAAGCGTCGTATTCCGGGATGGCATCGCTGTACCGGAACAATCTATTGAAGGAAAAAGTGCTGCAGCCGCTGAAAGCACAAGCGCAGCTGCCGTTCTACGTCGATCTGCTCGGAGCGGTGGACAAACGCAAATCGTTCCTCGGCGTGCCTTATAAGGGCTTAATGACGATGACGACGATCGACCAAGCGAGCCAAATCGCCAAGGAAATCAAGGCTGCTGGCGTGTCCAACCTGCAGATGCGCTACGTCGGCTGGTTCAACGAAGGGATCGACCACAAGATTCCGGAGACCGTCAAGCTCGACAGCCAGCTGGGAAGCAAGTCGGACCTGTCCGAATTGTCGGCTCAGCTGAAGGATATGGGAGGCAACTTGTATCCGGACGTAGCATTCCAGCATGTGCTGCGCGAGAACCATGATTTCAAGCCGGCTGCGGATGCGGCGCGCTTTGTCACGAGAGAGCAGGCGCTCCTGCAGCCCTATGACCGAGCGCTGAATGCGATGAACAGCCAGTGGGGTTCCTTCTACTTATTGTCGCCGGCGAAGCTGCCCTACTTTGTGGACCACTTTGTCGACAGCTATAAGAAGTACAAGATGGATTCGGTCGCGCTGCGCGACATGGGCGATACGTTGACAGCCGATTATCGCGTCAATCGCGTTGTGTTCAGGGACGTCGCCAAGAACATCGTCACTGATCAGCTCGGCAAAATCGAGAAGAGCTACCCGAACGTAATGATGACCGGGGGCAACAAATATGCGTTGAAGTACGCCGACCAGCTGCTGAACGTGCCGATGGAGTCCAGTGCATTCAGCATTGAGGATGAGGTCGTTCCGTTCTATGAGATGGTCGTGCACGGCTACAAGGATTATGCCGGCTCGCCGATCAACCTGGACAACGAACAGGACCTGTCCTACCATTTGCTCCATTCCCTGGAATACGGCGCTGCGCCGCATTTCTTCTGGTCCTACGAATCGTCTTCCAAGCTCAAGCTGACAACGTATGAGTCCTTATTCTCGACGCATTACGCAGATTGGCTGGGAGATGCGGCTGAATTGTACGGTAAGCTGAACAAGGTGCTTGCGGGACTGCAAAGCGAGACGATTACGGAGCATGCACAGTTGAAGCCAGGCGTCGCTAAGGTCCGCTACAGCAACGGAACGTCGATCTACGTGAACTATACGAATCAACCGGTCACCGTTGAAGACGTGCAAATCGGTGCGAAAAATTTCATAGTGGGTGGTGACAAGCAGTGA
- a CDS encoding carbohydrate ABC transporter permease, with amino-acid sequence MRLALPIRKRRVNRSFSGTFWMFVFLAAVAAFMALPLVYAINAAFKPLDEIFLFPPTLFVRHPTTSNFIDLMTLLGQSWVPFSRYIFNTFFITGMGVVGHVLLASAAAYPLAKHKFPGSKLIFTVVVLSLMFTPQVTAIPNYMVMSWIGLIDTYWAVIVPAFAFSLGLYLMKQFMEQIPDALLESAKIDGANEYRIFWQIVMPNVKPAWLTLVILLFQMLWGTDGNGFIYSEQLKTLHYASNQIIFGGIARAGVGSAVALILMSVPIALFVFSQSRIIETMTTSGMKD; translated from the coding sequence ATGAGGTTAGCGCTTCCTATTCGCAAAAGACGAGTGAACCGTTCGTTCTCCGGAACGTTCTGGATGTTCGTGTTTCTGGCTGCCGTCGCCGCTTTCATGGCGCTGCCGCTCGTATATGCAATCAATGCGGCATTCAAGCCGCTCGACGAAATCTTCCTGTTCCCGCCGACGCTCTTCGTTCGGCATCCGACGACGAGCAACTTCATCGATCTGATGACGCTGCTCGGACAATCGTGGGTTCCGTTCTCCCGTTACATCTTTAACACCTTCTTCATAACCGGGATGGGCGTGGTCGGCCACGTGCTGCTGGCCTCGGCCGCGGCTTATCCGCTAGCGAAACATAAGTTTCCCGGATCGAAGCTCATTTTCACCGTCGTTGTGCTTTCTCTGATGTTCACGCCTCAAGTAACAGCGATTCCGAACTACATGGTCATGTCATGGATCGGCCTCATTGATACGTACTGGGCGGTTATCGTGCCAGCATTCGCGTTCTCGCTGGGACTATACCTCATGAAACAATTCATGGAGCAAATTCCTGACGCGCTGCTGGAATCGGCCAAGATTGACGGGGCTAACGAATACCGGATCTTCTGGCAAATCGTCATGCCGAACGTAAAGCCTGCTTGGCTGACGTTGGTTATCCTGCTCTTCCAGATGCTCTGGGGCACGGACGGCAACGGCTTCATCTATAGCGAGCAGTTGAAGACGCTTCACTATGCTTCGAACCAGATCATATTCGGCGGAATTGCGCGCGCCGGGGTCGGTTCGGCCGTCGCGCTTATTCTGATGAGCGTGCCGATCGCTCTGTTCGTCTTCTCGCAAAGCCGCATTATCGAAACGATGACTACATCCGGCATGAAGGACTAG
- a CDS encoding Yip1 family protein translates to MKQDFLKFPLHLIVRPFDGFWDMKYEGKGKLKVALLILLALILTTILQKQFAGFLVNMVDPRSLNSLDDLEFTILPFLLFCIANWSITTLMEGEGKFKEIVMATGYALLPIVLINLPMTFVSRFMTQEETAFYYLLNSISSLWFIVLLFVGIMTVHQYTPAKTVLTMALTVVAMGFVVFIATLAFSLGSQLYWFIYDVYREIIFRT, encoded by the coding sequence ATGAAGCAGGACTTTCTTAAATTTCCGCTCCATCTGATCGTGCGTCCGTTCGACGGCTTCTGGGACATGAAGTACGAGGGCAAAGGCAAATTGAAAGTTGCGCTGCTGATCTTGCTCGCACTCATCCTGACGACGATTTTGCAAAAGCAGTTTGCCGGGTTTCTCGTAAACATGGTCGATCCGCGCTCGTTAAACAGCCTTGACGATCTGGAGTTCACGATTCTTCCTTTCTTGTTGTTCTGCATCGCGAACTGGTCGATCACGACGCTCATGGAAGGAGAAGGGAAGTTCAAAGAGATCGTAATGGCAACCGGGTACGCGCTGCTGCCAATCGTGCTCATTAACTTGCCGATGACGTTCGTGAGCCGGTTCATGACGCAGGAGGAGACGGCGTTCTATTATCTCTTGAACAGTATCTCTAGTCTTTGGTTCATAGTGCTCCTATTCGTAGGAATCATGACCGTACACCAATATACGCCTGCCAAGACGGTGCTGACGATGGCGCTTACCGTAGTTGCAATGGGGTTCGTCGTCTTTATCGCCACCTTGGCGTTCAGTCTCGGCTCCCAGCTCTACTGGTTCATCTACGACGTTTACCGTGAAATCATATTCCGGACCTAA